GCGTCGGACAGGTCAGGCGACTCCAGCACGGCCAGGATGTCGCCCTTTTCACCGTGTCGCCCGCCTTCGCTTTCAGCGTGACGGTGGCCACCGTGGTCGAATACAGGTGGGGCTGATCGAGGCGACCACGCGGCCCGTGACGGCCGCGTCGCGGATCAGGGTGCCGCGCGTGACGTCGGCGATGCGCAGGCGGCTGCTGTTGACGGAATGCTCGCTGTTGCGCCAGCCGGCAACGACCGCGACGGCGGCGCGATGACGATGACGGCGCCGGCCAGCAGCAGGGCGCGTTGCCTGCGGCGCTGGCCCGGCGGGGCGGACAGTACGGCGTCTTGAGAGGAGGTATCGCGGATCATGGTCATGTCTCGTGAAGGATGACTTTTCCAATGCACGATCCATGCCAATAATTAAGTCGTTGATTTGACTGGGAAAATATCGGGCGTCCGGCTGTCCGCCGTGTCCGTGCCGTCCGGCGTGTCCGCAGGCGCAGGCGGCACTTGATAAATTGGCAATCGCCTGCATCTGCTGTGGCATTCCCTTCATCGACTCCTCCGCAGGCGCCATGCATCCGTTCCTCCAGCAACTTTTCCCTGCCAGCGCCTTCGCGCCGGCGCTCGATTATCCTTTCGCGCGCAGCGACGTGGCGATGCTGCAGCGGCTGACGGGCGAGGCGCCATCGCTCGATGGCCAGACCTGGGACGAGCTGCTGCTCGACCAGTATGCGGCGCAGCTGGCGCGCGAGACCGGCATCTTCGCCAGCAGGAGCTGCACCGGCGTCTGAGCGGCGGCCAGGCCGATCCGGCCTCTGTCGCGCGCGTCCGGCGATTGCTGGACGACCCGGCACAAGTGGCCAGCCTGGAGCGCGTCTGCCTGCCCTTGCGCCAGGCCGATACAGAGGTGAGCGAGACCCTGTTCGGCGCGGCGCTGGCACCGGCGCCATGGTGGAGCGCCTGGCTATGGCTGGTGCCGCTGGCCCTGTTGCTGGCCATCGCCGCTGCCTGGCTGGTGGGCTGGCCGGCGCTGTTTGGCGTGCTGGCCGCCTGTGTCGCGCTGATGGCCGTACAGGTGCGTTTTTACGAAAGCGCCAAGCTATGGGAGCGCACGCTCGATACCTTGCGCCACCTGCTGAAAACCCGTGCCGCGCTGGCGCGGCTTGATGGACCGGCAGCCTTGCCATGGGCTGCCGGCGGCGCGCAGGCGGCCAGGCTGACGCGCGCCATCGAGCGCTCGCTGCTGCACTACGTGCCCTTCATCGATATGGTACTGGTCGAATATGGCGACTGGCTCCTGCTGAAAAACATCAAGCGCTATTTCCGCACGCGCCAGTTGGTGGCGCGGCAGCTGCCCTTTCTGCGCGACAGCTTCACCCAGGTGGCGCAGCTGGAAGCGGACCTGGCGCTGGCGCGGCACCTGCGCGCGCTTCCCGTGTTTTGCTGGGCGGGCACCGCGGCGCCGCGCTCCCTGGCCTTGCAGGGCATGCGGCATCCACTGCTGGCGAACGCCGCGCCGCTGTCGTTCGGCGTGCAGGGCAAGGGGGGCTTCATCTCAGGCCAGAACGGTATCGGCAAGAGCACCTTGCTGCGTTGCATAGGCTTGAACCTGGTCTGCGCGCGGGCCTTTGGCTTTTGTC
This window of the Janthinobacterium agaricidamnosum genome carries:
- a CDS encoding MutS-related protein — protein: MLDDPAQVASLERVCLPLRQADTEVSETLFGAALAPAPWWSAWLWLVPLALLLAIAAAWLVGWPALFGVLAACVALMAVQVRFYESAKLWERTLDTLRHLLKTRAALARLDGPAALPWAAGGAQAARLTRAIERSLLHYVPFIDMVLVEYGDWLLLKNIKRYFRTRQLVARQLPFLRDSFTQVAQLEADLALARHLRALPVFCWAGTAAPRSLALQGMRHPLLANAAPLSFGVQGKGGFISGQNGIGKSTLLRCIGLNLVCARAFGFCHAHSADVPRLAVYASMQNEDSLDGGESLYIAELRRARELLALAEEGTPALFLIDEIFRGTNHLESVAAAAAVLHTLAARHLVIVSSHNLVLGPLLEDCLAPWCVRRDDAGALLLAPGVLQATNGIALLAQRGFDAGIADKAGRVFDWLSTHMAQPADCGGVLDRA